CGGGCACTACAGCAGCCCAACTGCCGGCTGGTGACCTGGCCCATCGCCACCATGGCACCGCTGGGCATCCGCACCGTCGACGGTATCGAGCACCGGGTCGACTGCGTCATCTTCGCGCACACCACCACCCCACGAGAACGGGAGCAGCAATGACCATCGACCACGAGGTGATCATCGTCGGCGCCGGATTCTCCGGCATCGGGGTGGCGATCACATTGCGGGAGGCCGGTTTCCGGGACTTTCTCATCGTCGACGATGCCGACGGGGTGGGTGGCACCTGGCATTGGAACACCTATCCCGGTATCGCCGTGGATATTCCGTCGTTCAGCTATCAGTTTTCGTTCGAGCAGAGTTCGCGGTGGTCGCGGGTCTACGCGCCGGGCCGCGAACTCAAGGAATACGCCGAACACTGCGTGGACAAGTACGGGCTGCGCCCCCGAATCAGGTTCAGCACCACCGTCACCGCCGCCGAATTCGACGAGAACGCGGCGGTGTGGACCCTGCACACCGACGACGGTGACCGGCTCACCGCGCGGTACGTGGTCGGTGCGACCGGGGTGCTGACCCGGCCCAAACTCCCCGATATTCCCGGTGTGGAATCGTTTTCGGGCCTCACCATGCACACCTCGCGCTGGGATCACGAGCAGTCGCTGCGCGGTAAGCGGGTGGCGATCATCGGAACGGGCGCCTCGGCGGTGCAGATCGTGCCGTCGATCGCCCCGGAGGTCGAGCATCTCACGGTCTTCCAGCGCACCCCGATCTGGTGCCTGCCGCGGCCGGACAGCGCACTGCCGTCCCCGGCGCGCTGGGCGCTGCGGTATCTGCCCGGCGGACAGGCGATCTCGCGGCTGGCGAGCCAGGCCTTCGTGGAGCTGACCTTCCCGTTGTCGGCGCACTACTACTCGACGCTTCCGTTGGCGAAACTGGGCGAACGCAGCGGCCTGGCACATTTGCGGCGCCAGGTGCGCGACCCCGAGGTCCGCGACAAACTCACCCCGCGCTATGCGCTGGGCTGTAAGCGGCCCGGATTCTCCAACGACTATCTGCCGACATTCAACCGCGACAATGTGACGCTGGAGACCGATCCGATCGCCGAGATCACCCCGACCGGCGTGCGCACCGCCGGCACCGAACATCCGGCGGATGTCCTGATCCTCGCTACCGGATTCAAGGTGATGGAGTCGGGCAATATGCCGACCTTCGATATGACCGGCGCCGGGGGGCGCGATCTGGAGAAATGGTGGGACGAGAATCGGCTGCAGGCCTACGAGGGCGTGAGCGTGCCCGGGTTCCCCAACTTCTTCTCCATCATCGGCCCGTACGGCTACAACGGCGCATCGTATTTCACGCTGATCGAGATGCAGACCCAGCACATCCTGCGACTGCTGCGGCACGCGCGGGGTCGGCACGCCGACCGCGTCGAAGTCACCGAGGCGGCCAACGAACGCTACTTCCGGCAGATGCTCGACCGGCGCGAAGGGCAGGTGTTCTGGCAGGACAGCTGCGCGGTGTCGCACAGCTACTACTTCGACAAACACGGTGATGTGCCGTTGAAGCCGATGAGTACGATCGAGGCCGCCTGGCGGGCAACACATTTCGACCTGAACGACTACACCTTCGAGAAGGCCGGCGCTCAGCTGTCGCGGACCCCGGCCAGCTGAGCGGTGAGGCGGGCGTGGGCCTCGACGAGCGAGGGCCCGTACCAGGTGAGGTCGCGCCCGCTCACCAGCGCCACCGGAATGCCCGGAAACGCCTCCGGTCCATCGGATTGGGTGAAGACATAGGGTTCGTCGGGCAGAACCGCCAGCCGGACGCCGCGGATCAGTTCGGACGCCGAGATCGTCGGATAGCGGTCGGGCCGGTCGGCGTGCACCAGCCGCAGACCGAGCCGGTGCGCGACGTCGGCGGTGAAGGTGTCGCGACCGACCACCATCCACGGGTCGCGCCATACCGGAATCACCGCGTCGACCGGTGGCGGCGCCGGTGCGGACCAGATCTCGCGTGCCCGCGTGAGCCAATCGGGGACACCGCCGCCGAGAGCGGACCCGAACAGCCGCGACATCGAATCGAAGGCCTCGTCGACCGTGCGAATCCTGGTCACCCACACCGGTATTCCGGCATCCCGCAACCGGTCGACGTCCAGGCGGCGATTCTCCTCCTGATTGCAGACCACCAGATCCGGCGCCAGTTCCACGATGCGGCGCACCTTCGGATTCTTGGTCCCGCGCACCCGCTCGACCGGCAGGCCGGGTGGATGAGTACACCATTCGGTGGCGGCGACCAGCAGTTCGGGGCGGCTCACCGCGATCGCCTCGGTCAGGGACGGGACCAGCGAAACCACCCGGCGCACCGGGGTCGGCAGCACGACGGGTGCGCCCAGATCGTCGGCGATCCGGTTCGCGGTCATAGTCGCCAGAATAGTGCCGCGCCGGACCCCGGCGGTCCCGGACCGCGACGTCGCCGGAGGCGCTACTACCCCGAACTCTCCAGGGCCCGGTACAGCGCGCGGAGTTCGCGCAGACCGGTCTCCGCCATCGATTCGTCCTCGCTGGTCATACGCAGGGCCTGCCGCAGCGGTACCGGATCGAGGTCCTCGATCGCCGCGCGGAACCGCGGCGCCGGGAGATCCGGGAGGACGACGTTCTCGCCGTAGAGGTCGTCGGAGACCGTCGGGCCGTGGTCCTGCTGCACGCCGCGAATCAGGGTCTCGAGATCCAGTCCGCGCAGGGTCAGCATGATCGCCGGTGACTCGTCGAGGCGTTCGGCGACGATGTAGCACAGCGCGGCCACATGTTTACACGGCCACCCGTCATCCGGGCAGGTACAGGAGAAGTCCAGTTCGGCGGCGGTATTCGGGAGCAGCAGGGGGCCGAGTTCCTGCGGCAGCGCCCCCGAGGCGAGCTGAGCGAGCATGCCCGGCGTACCGCGCACCAGATCGACCAGTTCGTCGAGCCGCTCGTCGCGTAGCACCCGCAGGGTCAGCACCGAGGTGAACGGCCGGGGCTGACTGCCCTGCACCTCGGCCGCCACCGCACCCGGCTCCAGGTGATAGCTGACCACCTGTCCCGACCGCGCGTAGGTGCGCCCGCGTGCGAGCCGGCCGGCGTCGGCGACCTGCTCGACCGAGTCCAGAAAGGCCCGGCCCCACCAGGTGCGCGCGAACGAGCCGCGACGATTGCGGGGTTCGACGCCGCCGCGCACCGGGCGGCGTTTGCCGTATTCGCTGAAATCTCGCGGGAAACTCATTCGCCCACCGCCTCCGCGCCGAGCGCGAACAGATCGCGCAGTTCGTCGGTGGACAGTTCGGTGATCCAGTTCTCGCCGGCGCCGACGGTCAGATTCGCCAATTCCTGTTTGCCGGTGAGCATATCGTCGATGCGCTCCTCGATCGTATCCACGCACACCAGCTTCCGGACCTGCACGTCGCGCCGCTGACCGATGCGGAACGCACGATCGGTCGCCTGGTTCTCCACCGCCGGGTTCCACCAGCGATCCAGGTGGACAACATGATTGGCGGCGGTCAGGTTGAGGCCGGTACCACCGGCCTTCAGCGACAGCACCATGATCGGCGGGCCGTCTGATTCGGCGAAGCGCTCGACCATCCCGTCGCGGCGCTTCTTGGGCACACCACCGTGCAGGAACGGGACCGCGGTGCCGAACCGCTCGGCCAGATACGGGGTGATCAGGTCGCCGAATTCGCGGAACTGGGTGAACAGCAGGGCCCGCTCCCCCTCGGCCAGCACGGATTCCAGCACATCCTCGACCAAGGCGAGTTTGCCCGACCGGTGGCGGCCGCGCCGCATCAGCGCCGACCCGTCACCGAGATAGTGCGCGGGATGGTTGCAGACCTGCTTGAGCCTGGTCAGCGCCGCCAGCACGGCACCGCGGCGAGCCATGTTGACCGCAGTCGAACCCGTTGCCCGCGAGGCCTTCAGCTGCGCGAGCATATCGTCGACCACCGCCTGATACAGCGCGGCCTGCTCGACGGTCAGATTGGCGCGCACCGTCATCTCGAACTTCTCCGGCAGGTCGGAGATCACCGACGGATCGGTTTTCACCCGGCGCAGGACGAACGGCGCGGTGATCGCGCGCAATCGGCTCACGGCGTTCTCGTCGTGCTCACGCTCGATCGGTACCGCGAAGCGGGAGTGGAACTCCGACGGCTTGCCCAGCACGTCCGGTGCGGCGAAATCGAGGATCGAGCGCAGTTCCTCGAGCCGGTTCTCCACCGGAGTTCCGGTCAGCGCCAGCCGATGACGAGCGCCGATCGCCCGCGCCGCGCGGGCCTGGCGGGTGGCGGCGTTCTTGATGTGCTGTGCCTCGTCGACCACCACCCGTTCCCAGGGCTGCCGCTTCAACTGCTCCGCGTCGCGGGCCAGCAGCGCGTAGGTGGTCAATACCAGATCCGAATCGGCCACGGCCGCATCCAATTCGGGACCGGATCGCCGCGCCGGGCCGTGGTGGACCAGCACCCGCAGCCCCGGGGCGAAACGTTCGGTCTCGCGCTGCCAGTTACCGACCACCGACATCGGGCAGATCAGCAGCGTCGGGCCCGGCCCGGAAACGGTGGTGGCGGTTTCTCTTTCGTGCACCAGCAGCGCCAGCACCTGCACCGTCTTGCCGAGCCCCATATCGTCGGCGAGGATCGCACCGCAGCCCAAGCGGTTCATCGTCGCCAGCCAGGACAGCCCGCGCAGCTGATAGGGGCGCAGCTGCGCCTTCAACCCCGCCGGAGGGTCGACCGCGTCACCGCTGTGGACACCGTCGAACAGTTCGCGGACCCATCCGGTCGCGCTCACCTCCTCGATCGGAACCCGGCGGACCTGGGTGGCCGCGAGTTCGCCGAGCAACTGCGTCAGCGTCGCGGCGCGATCGTCGGTGCGGCCCTCCAGATAGGCCGCGGCCGCGGACAGACTGCGCTGATCGGCCTGGACCCACTGACCGCGCAGCCGCACCAGATCCGATTTGGCCTGGATCAACCGGCCCATCTCGGCGGGAGTGAGCACGGTATCGCCGAGTGCCAGCTCCCAGCGGTAGGACACCAGCCCGCTCAGTCCGACCGCGGTCTCGGTAGCGGCCGGGGACTGCACCCGCAGCCGCATACTCGGCGAGACGATGCGCCAGGCCCGGGGCAGCATGAGCTGGACCCCGGCCTCGCGCAGGGCGTGCGCGCCGTGCGCCACCAGTTCCTGCACCACCGGGGTCGGCAGCAGGAAATCCATGCCGTAGGGATCACGCGGCACCTGCTGCAGCCGCGGATAGGCCTGTACGGCCGCGGCCACCTTGTCCCCCGCCAGCCGGATCAGCGCGGGATCACCCTGGATCGGAACAGGTTGCGGCGCTTCACCTTCCGAGCGCAAACAGACCTCGAGCCGCCACAGCGCGGCCATCGCCTGCGGGTCGTCGTCGGGATCATCGGCGGGTTCGAGCAGCCGCAGCACCAGTTCGGGTTCGCCGACGGTGAGGCTGGTACGCCACTGTTCGAGCACCGACGCGACCCGATGCGAACCGGAGTCCAGGGGCACATCGGCGACGAGTGCGGCCAGCAGCGGATGCGTGGGATCGCCGGTGCCCAGCTCCAGCCGGGCCAGCGGATCGGCCAGCTCGGCGACCAGATCCTCGAGCACCGCGGTCGCGGAGCGGGCATCGGGCACGCGCAACGCCGGCGGCATGGCGGCGGCGAGTTCGGCCAGCCAGGCACGCTGACGCTGCCCCCCGACCAGCCGCCAGCGCACCCACCACTCCCCGTCGGCACGCCGGAGATCGGGCACGATCCGGCCCGCCCGTACCCAGCGCCGCAGTCCGCGCGCCACCTGCGCGAGATAGCGTAGATCCGCCGCGACCGCCCCGTCCGGCAGCGGCTGGGTGAGCACGCGCGCCGCCACGGCCGGGGCCGTCGCATGGCCGCGCACCTCGGTGACCTCCGGGCCGTCCGGGCCGGGCAGCAGCACCCGCGCCCGGTGCCGGAAGCGTGCGGTGCGCGCGATCTCGCCCAGCGGATCGGGCAATCCGGCGAACAGTTCGGCCGCCGGGCGGTCGTCCGAGCCGGGCCGGCGCCACAGCACCAGTCCCGACCCGGGCGACCACAGACCGTGCAGCATGCCCCCCATCCAATCAGTCACCACCGACACCGTGGCCGGGGGATTCGAACCAGCCGCACCCCGTACCGCGCCTTCGCATCCCCCCTTGTCGGCGCTGCGGGATAGATCTGGTCGCATGCGACGGGGATGGGAGCGGGCGATCCGGGTGATCGGCGGGATGGCCGGGGTGGTGCTGGTGGCGGCCGGGTGCGGGGTGCTGTCCGGGCCACCGCCGGCACCCGGCAGTCCGACTCGTCTGCGGCTGGAACAGCTGCTCGCCGTGGTGCGGGTCGTACCCGGCAGGCCACATCCGGGCGGGTACGACCGGGACTGTGGTTCGGGGCGCGGGTGTGTATTCGGCCCGGCCTGGTCCGATGATCACGACGGGCCGGGCGGGCACGACGGCTGCGATTCGCGCAACAGCGTGCTGGCCGGGCAGCTGCGCGAGGTCCGGTTCCGGCCGGGCACGCACGACTGCGTGGTGGTCGCGGGCGTACTCGCGGATCCCTACACCGGCCATCGCATCGGATTCGATCGCGCGCGTGCGCGCGAGGTACAGATCGATCACGTCTACCCGCTGGCCGCGGCCTGGGATATGGGTGCGGCCGGGTGGGCGCCGGCACAACGGATTCGCTTCGCCAATGACATCGCGTTCAACCTGCTGGCCGTCGACGGCTCGAGCAATATGAACAAGGGCGACCGCACCCCGGCCGATTGGTTACCGCCCGCCCGTGCCTATCACTGCTTCTACGCGGGTAAATACCTCACCACGGCGATCCGGTACGGACTGCCGATCAGCGCCGGCGACCGAACGGTCCTGGCCCGGGTCGCCGCGGGCTGCCCGTGAACGCGCACCGCATCGGCACTCCGGTCGCGCCGCACCGGCGGATCGGCTCATTCCGTATCGGTCAGTCGCGTCAGCAGGTGCCGCGCCGCCGCACGCAGGTCCGTGGGATCGGTGCGCACACCGAGCAGCCGCAGGGCGGCGTCGGGAATCGCGTTCTCCACATAGTCCGGCGCCGTGCCCTCATCGGAACGGATGTTGATCGCCGTCTCCACCACTCGGAAGGGCAGCACCTGGGCGCCGGGCACGCCGGTCGGGCCCGCCGCCTCGATGGCCGCCGCGGCCAGGTCCTCGTAGTGGCCGCGCAGGCGGGCGCGCCGGTGGCGGAACTCGGCGAACCGCTCACCGCGCAGCTCCGGGAGCAGATACAGCGCCCCGAGATTCCATTTGGCCGAGCACAGCTGCCGCACATCGGCCCAGGCCAGCGCATACAGCCGCACGGCGGCCGGTTCGGGTTCTCCGTGCAGTCGCGCGGCCAGTTCCAGCGGTGCGGTGATGGTCTCGGCGAGCAACGCGTCCAGGATGTCGTCCTTGGCCGCGAAGTGGTGATACAGCGAAGCCTGCCGGATGCCGACGGCATCGGCGATCCCCCGGGTGGAGGTGCTGCCGTACCCGTGGGCGGTGAACAATTCGGCTGCCGCATCGAGGATTTCGGCACGCGGGGTGCCGCCGCGGCGGCTGCGCTGATCGGCGCGGGGGCGGCCCGGCCCGAGATGTGTCACCGCCTCATCGTGCCACCGCACCACCGCATCCGATCGGCTCCGCCGCACCGCACCGACACCCACCTGCGGTTGTGAAATATCTGTCACTCGATAGAAATACCGGCAACGCAGACGTTACGCGCGTTACCGCAAGCGATACACAGCGGTCACCGAAAGCGCGATCTCGGCCGCAAAACTGTCAAGCGATAGATATTGGCCGCCACGCCGGAGGACAGCTCATGGCCATCGCCCTCGATCCACCCCCGCACTCCACCCCCGATACCGGTGACAGCGCCGACCTCGAGCGATTCGGATATCAGCCGGTACTGCACCGCAAGCTCGGCCGTTACGCCTCGTTCGCCGCGGGCTTCTCCTTCGTCTCGATTCTGACCACGATCTTCCAATTCTTCGGATTCGGTTACGGATTCGGCGGCGGCGCCTTCTTCTGGACCTGGCCCATCGTGTTCGCCGGACAGTTCCTCGTCGCCCTCAACTTCGCCGAACTCGCCGCGCGCTACCCGATTTCGGGCTGCATCTACCAGTGGTCACGGCGGCTGGCCGGGGAGCTGGTCGGCTGGTTCGCGGGCTGGCTGATGATCATCGCGCAGATCGTCACCGCCGCCGCGGCCGCGATCGCGCTCCAGGTGGTCCTGCCCTCGATCTGGAGCGGATTCCAGCTGATCGGCACCGAGACCGCATTGACCTCCACCGACGGCGCGACCAACGCGGTTCTGCTGGGCAGCATCCTGTTGGTGGTCACGAC
The genomic region above belongs to Nocardia spumae and contains:
- a CDS encoding flavin-containing monooxygenase, with amino-acid sequence MTIDHEVIIVGAGFSGIGVAITLREAGFRDFLIVDDADGVGGTWHWNTYPGIAVDIPSFSYQFSFEQSSRWSRVYAPGRELKEYAEHCVDKYGLRPRIRFSTTVTAAEFDENAAVWTLHTDDGDRLTARYVVGATGVLTRPKLPDIPGVESFSGLTMHTSRWDHEQSLRGKRVAIIGTGASAVQIVPSIAPEVEHLTVFQRTPIWCLPRPDSALPSPARWALRYLPGGQAISRLASQAFVELTFPLSAHYYSTLPLAKLGERSGLAHLRRQVRDPEVRDKLTPRYALGCKRPGFSNDYLPTFNRDNVTLETDPIAEITPTGVRTAGTEHPADVLILATGFKVMESGNMPTFDMTGAGGRDLEKWWDENRLQAYEGVSVPGFPNFFSIIGPYGYNGASYFTLIEMQTQHILRLLRHARGRHADRVEVTEAANERYFRQMLDRREGQVFWQDSCAVSHSYYFDKHGDVPLKPMSTIEAAWRATHFDLNDYTFEKAGAQLSRTPAS
- a CDS encoding helical backbone metal receptor; the encoded protein is MTANRIADDLGAPVVLPTPVRRVVSLVPSLTEAIAVSRPELLVAATEWCTHPPGLPVERVRGTKNPKVRRIVELAPDLVVCNQEENRRLDVDRLRDAGIPVWVTRIRTVDEAFDSMSRLFGSALGGGVPDWLTRAREIWSAPAPPPVDAVIPVWRDPWMVVGRDTFTADVAHRLGLRLVHADRPDRYPTISASELIRGVRLAVLPDEPYVFTQSDGPEAFPGIPVALVSGRDLTWYGPSLVEAHARLTAQLAGVRDS
- a CDS encoding SWIM zinc finger family protein, which encodes MSFPRDFSEYGKRRPVRGGVEPRNRRGSFARTWWGRAFLDSVEQVADAGRLARGRTYARSGQVVSYHLEPGAVAAEVQGSQPRPFTSVLTLRVLRDERLDELVDLVRGTPGMLAQLASGALPQELGPLLLPNTAAELDFSCTCPDDGWPCKHVAALCYIVAERLDESPAIMLTLRGLDLETLIRGVQQDHGPTVSDDLYGENVVLPDLPAPRFRAAIEDLDPVPLRQALRMTSEDESMAETGLRELRALYRALESSG
- a CDS encoding DEAD/DEAH box helicase, whose protein sequence is MLHGLWSPGSGLVLWRRPGSDDRPAAELFAGLPDPLGEIARTARFRHRARVLLPGPDGPEVTEVRGHATAPAVAARVLTQPLPDGAVAADLRYLAQVARGLRRWVRAGRIVPDLRRADGEWWVRWRLVGGQRQRAWLAELAAAMPPALRVPDARSATAVLEDLVAELADPLARLELGTGDPTHPLLAALVADVPLDSGSHRVASVLEQWRTSLTVGEPELVLRLLEPADDPDDDPQAMAALWRLEVCLRSEGEAPQPVPIQGDPALIRLAGDKVAAAVQAYPRLQQVPRDPYGMDFLLPTPVVQELVAHGAHALREAGVQLMLPRAWRIVSPSMRLRVQSPAATETAVGLSGLVSYRWELALGDTVLTPAEMGRLIQAKSDLVRLRGQWVQADQRSLSAAAAYLEGRTDDRAATLTQLLGELAATQVRRVPIEEVSATGWVRELFDGVHSGDAVDPPAGLKAQLRPYQLRGLSWLATMNRLGCGAILADDMGLGKTVQVLALLVHERETATTVSGPGPTLLICPMSVVGNWQRETERFAPGLRVLVHHGPARRSGPELDAAVADSDLVLTTYALLARDAEQLKRQPWERVVVDEAQHIKNAATRQARAARAIGARHRLALTGTPVENRLEELRSILDFAAPDVLGKPSEFHSRFAVPIEREHDENAVSRLRAITAPFVLRRVKTDPSVISDLPEKFEMTVRANLTVEQAALYQAVVDDMLAQLKASRATGSTAVNMARRGAVLAALTRLKQVCNHPAHYLGDGSALMRRGRHRSGKLALVEDVLESVLAEGERALLFTQFREFGDLITPYLAERFGTAVPFLHGGVPKKRRDGMVERFAESDGPPIMVLSLKAGGTGLNLTAANHVVHLDRWWNPAVENQATDRAFRIGQRRDVQVRKLVCVDTIEERIDDMLTGKQELANLTVGAGENWITELSTDELRDLFALGAEAVGE
- a CDS encoding HNH endonuclease family protein; the protein is MRRGWERAIRVIGGMAGVVLVAAGCGVLSGPPPAPGSPTRLRLEQLLAVVRVVPGRPHPGGYDRDCGSGRGCVFGPAWSDDHDGPGGHDGCDSRNSVLAGQLREVRFRPGTHDCVVVAGVLADPYTGHRIGFDRARAREVQIDHVYPLAAAWDMGAAGWAPAQRIRFANDIAFNLLAVDGSSNMNKGDRTPADWLPPARAYHCFYAGKYLTTAIRYGLPISAGDRTVLARVAAGCP
- a CDS encoding TetR/AcrR family transcriptional regulator, whose protein sequence is MTHLGPGRPRADQRSRRGGTPRAEILDAAAELFTAHGYGSTSTRGIADAVGIRQASLYHHFAAKDDILDALLAETITAPLELAARLHGEPEPAAVRLYALAWADVRQLCSAKWNLGALYLLPELRGERFAEFRHRRARLRGHYEDLAAAAIEAAGPTGVPGAQVLPFRVVETAINIRSDEGTAPDYVENAIPDAALRLLGVRTDPTDLRAAARHLLTRLTDTE